The following DNA comes from Anastrepha obliqua isolate idAnaObli1 chromosome 1, idAnaObli1_1.0, whole genome shotgun sequence.
TCGGGCTGTGGCTGGCTTTGTGTACAGCGAGGCTGTGGCATGGTTAGTATAATTAACTCATACCATCCTATTCTTCGTTCATTATGTCCATATTAACAACACATCTACTTGAATtcaatacatatgcacaaatatatatgtacccacatacatttgcacttatgtacatgcatgcatgcatatatgcgaCAGTGACACGTGCTaatgaaacaaaaaaccttCCTAAAGTCATTACATGCGTCAAATTTTGGAGGCGTTACGTTATTGCCATGAAAACGACATTTTGCATAGAGATGTGAGGCCCGCGTGTGCATTGCTCGCCACCGTTGACAATTCAGCGCCGGTGAAATTGGGCGGTTTCGGTTCGGCCATACAACTGCCGGGCGGCAGAGAGACCATCGAGACACATGGTGCGTTTGATTTGACTATAATTCTATGTACACTCATGTGCAATACTTTGGTTATTTAATTGGTTTTTAAAGGTCGTGTTGGTTGTCCGCACTATATGGCGCCTGAAGTGGTGACGCGGCGCTTATATGGCAAAGGCTGTGATGTTTGGGGTGCAGGCGTAATGCTGCACGTATTGCTGTCCGGTCGTCTACCGTTCCTGGGCTCGGGTATAAGACTGCAAAATTCCATAGCGCGTGGCCGTATTTCGGTAAGTATTCACGTTCAGCCCGTGAGTTGTTGGATAATAATAATGCCATCGATGTATTTTAGTTTGAGGCACCAGAATGGAAATCCATTTCTACAACGGCTAAGGATTTAGTTATGAAAATGCTGGCGGCGAATCCACATCACAGGCCATCAATAACCGAAGTGTTGGAGCATCCTTGGATGAGGGTTAGTTcgttagtttatttaaaaaataaaaacaaaaataaaataaaaattaaaatattaaaaaataaaaaaataaaaaataacgaataaataacgagcataaactttgatTTGTTTGAGCGATACCTTACGAGATATCGACCCctgcagccatctaccgagaaaataatggatttctttttccccaaactaatatttatttcatttaattatagtgtacatatatttttactaacaTACAAACGTACATGTTTGCACACTAGGGTGGTCGAACTATTTTTTGCgacgaataaataaaaaattaaaaaattgaaaaataataaataaaaataacaaacaaataaaaaattgaaaaataatgaataagaaacaccaaaaaattattaaaaaactaaataacaaaacataaaacataaacataaatttgttatttagtttttcaattattttttattactttaatttttttatttttttttattgtattcattatttaaaatttttttaattttttaattttttattatttatttattaacttaaaaaataagtttgttattttttaattgtttaactatatatttttttatttattttttattattatttcttattttattatttctttattattattttttttttgtaatatttttatgtttaatttttaaatattttaattattttttttttaattttattttttttttttaattatttatttatttcaaattttttctttgtttaatatttttaaattttttttttgtttttattttttattttaagaactTGCTTATCAAATATGTTTCATATTTCGTGTAAACTTTCCTTTTCAGGATCGCGATAAACTGCAACGTCAACATTTGGCGGACACGGTTGAGGAATTGAAGCGCTATAATGCGCGCCGCAAACTGAAAGGTGCTGTGCAAGCTATTGCAGGTGGCACGACGTTAGATCCACTATTCGGCACAGACACTGACTCAAGTATAAAATTGAAATGCTCTAATGAAGTACGATTGTAagcaataatttatattttgtatggtTGCAGTGCCCGTGGCGACTGCTTCGGATATGCTCAATGAATGGGCTGACGAAGAAGCGGGTATTGAAGCTGTGCAACGCATATTAGACTGCCTGGATGATATTTATGCGCTGCAGGATACCAACGTCGATCCCGAAGTGTTGCGTGAAATGTTGCGCGATGGTCGGTTACACCAGTTTTTGCAGGTTGGTTGGTACTTACTTAAATGACCTATACTTCTGACATGATTCGTgaataaaatttctaattttttcgtttctgtTTTAAGCAGTTGTTCGACCGAATTAGTTCGACCGTGATGTCGCCATCTCGTGCACCATCAGGTGATGCTGTGGCACGTTGTAGAGACGTTGTCGATTCAGTGTCATCGGTTGGtggcaataaatatttaaaagatgaACTGATGGCAGTTTTAGCCTCGTCACATTTCCAGGTATGTGTAGCATGTTcgatttatttaataatctaGTTTTAAAATACCAGTTTATATAAAGGTGAATATGGCAAGAATCTGCTATTTCATAGCAACAAGCAAGAAAGTGCTAAACTCGGTCCGGGCCGTATTTTATATACCcgcaaacatttaaataaaatctaaatctaaaattttaataaatctaatataaaaacaatgagagttatagcttgtaacatcagCTGGACGGACGAAGACTTAGCCTTGATGTATAAAAAGTGGGTGCGAATTTTATTCGATCTCAATAATTATGAGGAACGCTCTTAGAGACAGATAATCGATACTTTCCTAGCACGGAAATACGGTGTACATGTACGacgaa
Coding sequences within:
- the LOC129235937 gene encoding peripheral plasma membrane protein CASK-like isoform X2, with product MAEDEILFDDVYELCEVIGKGPFSIVRRCIHRESNQQFAVKIVDVAKFTASPGLSTADLKREATICHMLKHPHIVELLETYSSEGMLYMVFEFMEGSDLCFEVVRRAVAGFVYSEAVACHYMRQILEALRYCHENDILHRDVRPACALLATVDNSAPVKLGGFGSAIQLPGGRETIETHGRVGCPHYMAPEVVTRRLYGKGCDVWGAGVMLHVLLSGRLPFLGSGIRLQNSIARGRISFEAPEWKSISTTAKDLVMKMLAANPHHRPSITEVLEHPWMRDRDKLQRQHLADTVEELKRYNARRKLKGAVQAIAGGTTLDPLFGTDTDSMPVATASDMLNEWADEEAGIEAVQRILDCLDDIYALQDTNVDPEVLREMLRDGRLHQFLQLFDRISSTVMSPSRAPSGDAVARCRDVVDSVSSVGGNKYLKDELMAVLASSHFQVNMARICYFIATSKKVLNSVRAVFYIPANI
- the LOC129235937 gene encoding peripheral plasma membrane protein CASK-like isoform X1 — translated: MAEDEILFDDVYELCEVIGKGPFSIVRRCIHRESNQQFAVKIVDVAKFTASPGLSTAEQNMLIADLKREATICHMLKHPHIVELLETYSSEGMLYMVFEFMEGSDLCFEVVRRAVAGFVYSEAVACHYMRQILEALRYCHENDILHRDVRPACALLATVDNSAPVKLGGFGSAIQLPGGRETIETHGRVGCPHYMAPEVVTRRLYGKGCDVWGAGVMLHVLLSGRLPFLGSGIRLQNSIARGRISFEAPEWKSISTTAKDLVMKMLAANPHHRPSITEVLEHPWMRDRDKLQRQHLADTVEELKRYNARRKLKGAVQAIAGGTTLDPLFGTDTDSMPVATASDMLNEWADEEAGIEAVQRILDCLDDIYALQDTNVDPEVLREMLRDGRLHQFLQLFDRISSTVMSPSRAPSGDAVARCRDVVDSVSSVGGNKYLKDELMAVLASSHFQVNMARICYFIATSKKVLNSVRAVFYIPANI